One window of Tepidanaerobacter acetatoxydans Re1 genomic DNA carries:
- a CDS encoding aminotransferase class I/II-fold pyridoxal phosphate-dependent enzyme translates to MKFNEQQKTPLFAALKKYVEDKTISFHVPGHRGGRGIPEFCDFVGENIMSIDVTSGILDLDTICNPLGVIHEAEDLAARAFGADHAHFLVNGTTSGIQAMILSVAGPGDEIIVPRNAHRSVVGGLILSGVHPVYIKPVINDYMGIAMGITADSVRRALVEHPNAKAVFVINPTYYGVASDLKKIVEIAHSYGKPVIVDEAHGAHLGFHPDLPMSAMQAGADMSAASMHKLAGSMTQSSILLIKSDLIDDRRVKAAMNLTQTTSPSYPLMASLDVARRQMAINGRQMLDVTIERCERARRLLNDINGIYVMGHDVEGTEGCFAYDPTKLAINLRELGLSGFETEKLLKYKYHIQMELSDLYNVLAVGAIGDSEESISALIAAIRDIALKYSRKNVIKISAELPENQEMVVSPRFAFYSEKRVVPLEEAEGEISTEMLMAYPPGIPILCPGERITREVIEYAKALNSEGCHLQGTEDPDAKSIKVLADIESVKYYERIKQVV, encoded by the coding sequence ATGAAATTCAACGAGCAGCAAAAAACACCGCTTTTTGCCGCCCTGAAGAAGTATGTGGAAGACAAGACCATTTCATTCCATGTACCCGGACACAGAGGCGGCAGAGGAATACCTGAGTTTTGTGATTTTGTGGGAGAAAACATAATGTCAATCGATGTTACTTCCGGAATTTTAGATCTTGATACTATATGTAATCCCTTGGGAGTTATCCATGAAGCAGAAGATTTAGCGGCTCGTGCCTTTGGTGCGGATCATGCTCATTTTCTTGTAAATGGTACTACTTCGGGTATTCAGGCTATGATATTATCAGTAGCCGGACCCGGCGATGAAATAATTGTTCCCAGAAATGCCCATCGTTCAGTGGTAGGAGGCTTAATCTTAAGTGGTGTACATCCGGTTTATATAAAACCCGTTATCAATGACTATATGGGAATAGCCATGGGTATAACTGCGGATAGTGTCAGACGTGCTCTGGTGGAACATCCAAATGCCAAGGCGGTTTTTGTGATAAATCCAACATACTATGGTGTGGCATCGGATCTTAAAAAAATTGTAGAAATTGCTCATTCATATGGCAAGCCGGTGATAGTCGACGAAGCACATGGAGCTCATTTAGGATTTCACCCCGATTTACCTATGTCGGCTATGCAAGCCGGAGCAGATATGAGTGCTGCAAGTATGCATAAGCTTGCAGGTTCTATGACTCAAAGCTCCATTTTATTGATAAAAAGTGATTTGATCGATGACAGAAGAGTTAAAGCAGCCATGAACTTGACTCAAACCACAAGCCCATCGTATCCACTCATGGCTTCCCTTGATGTTGCCCGCAGGCAAATGGCCATAAACGGCAGACAGATGCTTGATGTGACAATAGAGCGGTGTGAAAGGGCAAGACGGTTGTTAAATGATATAAATGGTATTTATGTAATGGGACATGATGTAGAAGGCACTGAAGGTTGTTTCGCATATGACCCGACAAAGCTTGCTATAAACTTAAGAGAATTAGGCTTATCCGGTTTTGAAACCGAAAAGTTGTTAAAATACAAATATCATATTCAGATGGAACTTTCAGATTTGTATAATGTGCTGGCTGTGGGAGCAATAGGCGACAGTGAAGAGAGTATCAGTGCTTTGATTGCAGCAATAAGGGATATCGCATTAAAATACAGCCGTAAAAATGTCATAAAAATAAGTGCCGAACTTCCGGAAAACCAGGAAATGGTAGTTTCTCCCCGATTTGCCTTCTATAGTGAAAAACGAGTCGTTCCCTTAGAAGAAGCCGAAGGCGAAATCAGCACCGAGATGCTTATGGCATATCCTCCCGGAATTCCAATCCTATGCCCCGGTGAACGCATAACCAGGGAAGTTATAGAATATGCTAAAGCATTGAATTCCGAAGGCTGCCATTTGCAGGGCACGGAAGACCCCGACGCCAAGTCGATAAAGGTATTAGCCGATATAGAATCGGTGAAATATTATGAGAGAATAAAGCAAGTTGTATAA
- the spoIIR gene encoding stage II sporulation protein R: MQYKSKLFKKTAIVTICILLMSLLAALAGTSGMAGGIGIDSDTCDVTAQQLSSKLIRLHVIANSDSPEDQDLKLRVRDAIVETFDKKFEGIDDINVSREFIKNNLKYIEEIASEEIKKSGKNYSVTAMFGKFLFPVKNYGYITLPAGEYEALRVIIGNGKGANWWCILFPPLCFVDVSQKQDPDETRMRMSQVLTPKEMAAIETAKAPEDVPIEIRFKVLDWWEETKGKINKTIKLTFK, encoded by the coding sequence ATGCAATACAAATCAAAGTTGTTTAAGAAAACTGCAATAGTCACTATTTGTATACTTTTAATGTCATTGCTTGCGGCATTGGCAGGTACAAGCGGCATGGCCGGCGGCATAGGTATAGACAGTGATACATGTGATGTTACGGCACAGCAGCTTTCATCGAAGCTTATTAGACTTCATGTCATCGCCAACAGCGACTCTCCCGAGGACCAAGACTTAAAACTCCGGGTAAGAGATGCGATAGTAGAAACCTTTGACAAAAAATTTGAAGGCATTGATGATATCAACGTATCTCGGGAATTTATAAAGAATAACTTGAAATACATTGAAGAAATAGCAAGCGAAGAAATCAAAAAAAGCGGCAAAAACTACAGTGTGACTGCTATGTTTGGTAAATTTTTATTTCCGGTCAAAAACTATGGATATATCACTCTTCCGGCCGGAGAATATGAAGCACTGCGAGTAATTATAGGGAACGGCAAAGGAGCCAATTGGTGGTGCATACTATTCCCTCCTCTATGCTTTGTAGATGTAAGCCAAAAGCAAGATCCGGATGAAACAAGGATGCGAATGAGCCAAGTGCTGACACCGAAAGAAATGGCCGCAATAGAAACAGCCAAAGCACCCGAAGACGTTCCCATAGAAATCCGATTCAAAGTGTTGGACTGGTGGGAAGAGACGAAAGGAAAAATCAATAAAACTATTAAGCTCACCTTTAAATAA
- a CDS encoding radical SAM protein has protein sequence MDLARTYLGEKVVSQGVKYLLSRDMDDIGKLISWAEKLPMPAHQREDLKAVSKFLEDKNSNWYKLGQRILLETDPKVKEKLGLNFFVNANFLGVPKQQKMAKELGYSVPWAILIDPTERCNLNCIGCWAGDYSRHEELDFDTLDRVFTECEELGIYFIIMSGGEPTMRKKDIIKLAEKHPSQAFLLFTNGTLVDDEFVAEMKRVGNITLAFSIEGFEETTDARRGKGTFKKVMEAMDRMRKAGLIYGVSVTYNRNNTEELASEEFVDMLVDKGVVYAWYFTYIPVGKDVDVDLMATPEQRAYMYEKVLEYRRTKPIFIMDFWNDGEASNGCIAGGKRYLHINARGDVEPCAFVHYASCNIKDVSLKEALGSPLMRAYQKRQPFNMNHHRPCPLIDNPEMMVEIVKESGAYPTQLNPDETPEEFAEKLTPYAQKWGQIADEKWSKSSVANVK, from the coding sequence ATGGATCTAGCCCGCACATATCTTGGTGAAAAGGTTGTAAGTCAAGGTGTTAAGTATTTGTTGTCACGGGATATGGATGATATCGGGAAGTTGATAAGCTGGGCGGAAAAATTACCCATGCCGGCACATCAACGCGAAGATCTTAAGGCTGTTAGTAAGTTTTTAGAAGACAAAAACTCTAACTGGTACAAACTTGGGCAAAGAATTCTTTTGGAAACAGATCCTAAAGTAAAAGAAAAACTGGGTTTGAACTTCTTTGTAAATGCTAATTTTTTAGGAGTTCCAAAACAGCAGAAAATGGCAAAAGAGTTGGGCTACTCGGTGCCTTGGGCTATTTTAATCGACCCTACGGAAAGGTGCAACTTAAATTGCATAGGCTGCTGGGCGGGAGATTATTCTCGGCATGAAGAACTGGATTTTGATACTTTAGACAGAGTCTTCACTGAATGTGAAGAACTTGGCATATACTTTATAATTATGTCCGGCGGAGAACCCACCATGCGGAAAAAGGATATTATAAAATTAGCTGAAAAGCATCCATCACAAGCATTCCTGCTGTTTACCAACGGCACTTTGGTTGATGATGAGTTTGTCGCCGAAATGAAGCGTGTGGGAAATATAACATTGGCCTTTAGTATTGAAGGCTTTGAAGAAACAACTGATGCCCGCCGAGGTAAAGGCACATTTAAGAAAGTAATGGAAGCCATGGACCGTATGCGTAAGGCAGGCCTTATTTACGGTGTTTCGGTAACATACAATAGAAACAATACAGAAGAGCTGGCAAGCGAAGAATTTGTAGATATGCTGGTGGATAAGGGTGTGGTTTATGCCTGGTATTTCACTTATATACCTGTGGGAAAAGATGTAGATGTTGACCTAATGGCCACTCCCGAACAGAGAGCATATATGTATGAAAAAGTGCTTGAGTACAGACGTACAAAGCCGATTTTCATCATGGACTTTTGGAATGACGGCGAGGCTTCCAATGGCTGTATAGCCGGAGGCAAGCGTTATCTGCACATTAATGCCCGAGGCGATGTTGAACCCTGTGCATTTGTGCATTATGCAAGCTGCAATATAAAAGATGTATCATTAAAAGAGGCCTTAGGTTCGCCGCTTATGAGAGCATATCAGAAACGGCAGCCATTTAATATGAATCACCACAGGCCTTGCCCTCTTATCGACAATCCGGAAATGATGGTAGAAATTGTAAAAGAAAGCGGTGCATATCCGACTCAGCTAAATCCTGACGAAACACCTGAGGAGTTTGCTGAAAAGCTTACCCCTTATGCACAGAAATGGGGTCAAATAGCTGATGAAAAATGGAGTAAGAGTTCAGTTGCAAATGTTAAATAA
- a CDS encoding ArsR/SmtB family transcription factor — MVLSLSEYKVEFLRGLADNTRLKIVEALKEQEKTVSELVETVGSSQANISTHLKLLKTTGIVKSLSKGKYMYYSLRDEAICEFLNSLEEMLILMRKKAFEGA; from the coding sequence TTGGTATTAAGCCTTTCTGAGTATAAAGTTGAGTTTCTGCGAGGGCTAGCAGATAATACGCGATTAAAAATCGTTGAAGCCTTAAAAGAACAGGAAAAAACCGTATCCGAATTAGTTGAAACTGTTGGAAGTTCGCAGGCTAATATATCAACACATCTAAAACTACTTAAAACAACCGGCATAGTTAAAAGCCTCAGCAAGGGCAAGTATATGTATTATAGTTTAAGGGACGAAGCAATTTGTGAGTTTTTAAATTCTCTGGAAGAAATGCTTATTCTAATGAGAAAAAAAGCCTTTGAAGGCGCTTAA
- a CDS encoding ACT domain-containing protein, which produces MLDITQTAIEGLFTMIMVVDISKSNIDFDALKSRLSQKGQELAVRVDAQREEVFHFMHRI; this is translated from the coding sequence ATTCTTGATATTACTCAAACCGCAATCGAAGGGCTTTTTACCATGATTATGGTTGTAGATATCAGCAAGTCAAATATAGATTTTGATGCATTAAAATCCAGGCTCTCTCAAAAGGGACAGGAGCTGGCAGTTCGTGTTGATGCTCAGCGGGAAGAAGTATTTCATTTTATGCACAGAATATAA
- a CDS encoding PFL family protein, with protein sequence MNFTRDEIIETIRMVQAEQLDIRTVTLGISLRDCAGPSISCVADKIYDKLMEKGSELVPVALELEKEFGIPIVNKRISVTPIALVAESCKESDYTPIAFAMDRAAKELGIDFIGGFSALVQKGFTRGDMNLLNCIPEALSGTERVCSSVNVATSKAGINMDAVRAMGSIIKEVAQLTEKQDGIGAAKLVVFANAPDDNPFMAGAFHGPGEPETAINVGISGPGVVNTVVSNLSTEADLGEVSEVIKRMAFKITRVGELIGREASRRLGVPFGIIDLSLAPTPAVGDSIANILEAIGLERCGAPGTTAALALLNDAVKKGGAMATSYVGGLSGAFIPVSEDAGMIRAAADGALTIEKLEAMTCVCSVGLDMIAIPGDTSAETITAIIADEMAIGVMNKKTTAVRIIPAPGKKAGDFVEFGGLLGRAPVMPVSSFDSSVFAQRGGQIPPPIQSLTN encoded by the coding sequence ATGAACTTTACCCGAGATGAAATCATTGAAACAATACGCATGGTGCAAGCAGAGCAATTGGACATTAGAACTGTTACACTGGGAATAAGCCTTAGGGATTGTGCAGGTCCTTCGATTTCTTGTGTGGCCGATAAGATTTATGATAAGTTAATGGAAAAAGGCAGCGAATTGGTGCCTGTAGCCCTTGAACTTGAAAAGGAATTCGGCATACCCATAGTGAATAAGCGAATTTCTGTAACTCCAATTGCTCTGGTGGCTGAAAGCTGCAAGGAAAGCGATTATACTCCAATAGCCTTTGCCATGGATAGAGCCGCAAAAGAACTAGGTATTGATTTTATAGGCGGGTTTTCTGCACTGGTGCAAAAGGGTTTTACCCGGGGAGATATGAACCTGCTCAATTGTATTCCCGAAGCCCTTTCAGGCACGGAGCGCGTTTGTTCTTCCGTCAATGTGGCTACCAGCAAAGCGGGAATAAATATGGATGCGGTCCGGGCTATGGGCAGTATAATCAAAGAAGTGGCGCAATTAACCGAAAAACAAGACGGAATCGGTGCCGCTAAACTGGTGGTTTTTGCCAATGCTCCTGATGACAATCCTTTTATGGCAGGGGCCTTTCATGGGCCTGGCGAACCGGAAACCGCAATAAATGTGGGTATCAGCGGACCCGGAGTGGTAAATACGGTTGTATCTAATCTTTCTACAGAAGCTGATTTAGGCGAGGTGTCAGAGGTTATTAAACGAATGGCTTTTAAAATTACCCGTGTAGGAGAGCTTATCGGTCGTGAGGCATCCCGAAGATTGGGAGTGCCCTTCGGCATCATAGACCTGTCCCTTGCTCCGACTCCTGCGGTAGGCGACAGCATAGCAAATATTTTAGAAGCAATCGGCCTTGAACGCTGTGGTGCCCCGGGAACAACTGCAGCTTTAGCGCTTCTAAATGATGCGGTTAAAAAAGGTGGTGCCATGGCTACTTCTTATGTAGGAGGCCTTTCCGGCGCATTTATCCCCGTCAGTGAAGATGCAGGCATGATACGCGCTGCAGCCGATGGCGCACTTACCATAGAAAAGCTTGAGGCAATGACCTGTGTGTGTTCAGTAGGCCTTGACATGATAGCCATTCCCGGTGATACATCTGCCGAAACCATCACCGCTATCATTGCCGATGAAATGGCCATAGGAGTTATGAATAAAAAGACAACTGCCGTGAGAATAATACCGGCTCCCGGCAAAAAGGCCGGGGATTTTGTAGAATTCGGCGGCCTTTTAGGACGAGCTCCGGTAATGCCAGTTAGTTCCTTTGATTCGTCAGTCTTTGCCCAAAGAGGCGGCCAGATTCCTCCACCTATACAGAGTTTGACAAATTAA
- a CDS encoding S-layer homology domain-containing protein gives MIKKLMICFMLTLLLMSPLQAYGAPSGFDGGVNNEYQYEEIVFITGEPMKFSGELDVKVSEGKNGDTETVKYTYNLTNKDETIKTKLTRKVTFVTEFTERNDKGQVIGQTTLTNYSEKIEIGKDKYELEDFQFSKSDVIDKRPASDFYSGNFEGRKYYTVNRDEGQIVVTISGGDVGYENFWGSTETQIINYYITSNRKVTDEDGDSETVSWEGSVKAQVSDSLTKKLVYSENEASLSSFNGGYIRTTNREMVSRYEYDLPRMQDNIPDKKRRTSDRINLSAKMVPKVERLVVPKFRDVGGHWAEEYITKLYSLDVFDESQNFFTPEIPMTRVEFTKGVIRACDIRPSMEEAEKESKRRTSRRKEPPEESPFKDVEVEDEDYQYIKQGLEKGIITGVSSDYFKPKASLTKAEAITILIRALGFGSRAPNPGYYTSFSDDDKIPSWARDSVYVAREIGIIEGDSYNRFNPNKVMTRAEASAMLVRFLEFLEKDLQQDYRENIILYN, from the coding sequence ATGATTAAAAAACTGATGATATGTTTTATGCTAACATTACTACTGATGAGCCCCCTGCAGGCCTATGGGGCACCGTCCGGCTTTGACGGAGGGGTCAATAATGAATACCAGTATGAGGAGATCGTTTTTATCACCGGAGAGCCTATGAAGTTTTCAGGGGAACTAGATGTGAAGGTATCGGAAGGCAAGAATGGAGATACTGAGACGGTCAAATATACATATAATCTCACTAACAAAGACGAAACAATAAAAACCAAACTGACAAGAAAAGTTACTTTTGTTACGGAGTTTACTGAGCGAAACGATAAAGGGCAGGTCATCGGCCAGACTACTTTGACTAACTACTCGGAGAAAATAGAAATAGGCAAAGATAAGTATGAATTAGAGGACTTCCAGTTTTCTAAATCAGATGTTATAGATAAGCGGCCGGCATCTGATTTTTATTCGGGTAATTTTGAAGGCAGGAAATACTACACTGTAAACCGTGACGAAGGCCAGATTGTGGTTACTATCTCCGGCGGTGATGTTGGGTACGAAAATTTTTGGGGCAGCACAGAAACCCAGATTATTAATTACTATATCACCTCAAATCGAAAGGTAACCGACGAAGATGGTGATTCGGAAACGGTGTCTTGGGAGGGCAGTGTAAAGGCACAGGTTTCAGACAGCCTGACAAAAAAACTGGTGTATTCGGAAAATGAAGCCAGCCTTTCCAGTTTTAATGGCGGGTATATACGGACAACCAATCGTGAGATGGTTTCACGATATGAATATGACCTTCCGCGTATGCAAGATAATATCCCTGATAAAAAGCGCCGCACAAGTGACCGAATAAACCTTTCGGCAAAGATGGTTCCGAAAGTAGAACGGTTAGTTGTGCCTAAATTCCGGGATGTCGGGGGTCACTGGGCGGAGGAATATATAACAAAGCTATACTCCCTTGATGTCTTCGATGAAAGCCAAAACTTCTTCACCCCTGAAATTCCTATGACCCGAGTGGAGTTTACCAAGGGAGTTATTAGAGCTTGTGACATAAGGCCCTCCATGGAAGAGGCAGAAAAGGAAAGCAAAAGAAGAACAAGTCGGCGAAAGGAGCCGCCTGAAGAATCGCCTTTTAAAGATGTAGAAGTTGAAGATGAGGATTATCAATATATAAAGCAAGGCTTAGAAAAGGGTATCATAACAGGGGTATCCAGCGATTACTTTAAACCAAAAGCTTCGCTGACAAAGGCAGAAGCCATTACAATACTTATCAGAGCTTTAGGTTTTGGCAGCAGAGCTCCCAATCCGGGTTACTATACATCTTTTTCCGATGATGATAAAATTCCCTCTTGGGCTCGCGACAGTGTATATGTAGCCAGGGAAATAGGCATCATCGAGGGTGACAGCTACAACAGGTTTAATCCCAACAAGGTTATGACGCGAGCAGAAGCATCAGCCATGTTGGTAAGATTCCTGGAATTCCTAGAGAAAGATTTGCAGCAGGATTATCGTGAAAATATCATACTTTATAATTAA